The Lolium rigidum isolate FL_2022 chromosome 2, APGP_CSIRO_Lrig_0.1, whole genome shotgun sequence genomic interval CGCGCTCGCCACCGACAGCAGAGATGTGGCCGGGACCGCGACAGGAGGCACTAGTACCGACGACGACGTCGCGGAAAGCTGCCTCCGGTGGCTAGACGCGAAACCGGCAGGTTCGGTGGTGTACGTCTCCTTCGGCACGCTGACCACTTTCTCGCCTGCCGAGCTGGCCGAGATCGCCCGCGGCATTGACCtctccggcaagaacttcctgtgggtcatcagtggcacCGAATCATCGTCGGAGTGGATGCCTGAAGGCTTCGCTGAGCTGCTGGCACATGATGACCGTGGCTTCATCATCCGAGGTTGGGCGCCGCAGACGCTCGTCCTGAAACACCCGGCGATCGGTGGCTTCGTCacgcactgcgggtggaactcggTGCTGGAGGCGGTGAGCGCCGGCGTGCCGATGGTCACGTGGCCGCGGTACGGCGACCAGTTCCACAACGAGAAGCTTGTGGTGGAGGTGCTCGAGGTGGGCGTCAGCGTCGGCGCCAGGGACTCCGCGGCGGCCATCGACACCCACGAGGTGATCGGCGGCGAGGTGATCGCTGCGTCCGTCAAGAGATTGATGGAGGACAATGAAGAGGGCAATGCTATGCGTAAGAAGGTTCAGGAGCTTCGTACAATGGCGACAAAGGCGTTGGAGAAAGGTGGATCTTCCTACAATGATGTTGGACGACTCATGGATGAGTTGATGGCTCGCCGGAGCTGCAACAGTGTAGAAGAAAACGTCCGGGCCAGCTGATGGATTCTGATCTGACGGTTCTGTTAAATTTTGTGTGTTTTCGTGCTTTGAACTTTTTGTTTCGCTGATTAGTTCGTCTGCGATCACTTACTAAAACGAGTATTGGAGCTGGCAATTACAAAAAGAGTTCGCACAAAAGCATATAACCGGCGGACCAGAGCAACTCCTTGGAAATAGCAGCTCCCGTGTTGCTCCCGAGCGGGCGACCTGGgaggaaccctagcgccgccagccTCAACCCCTCCTCCCCTGCCGCCGCTAGAGGTCCCACCGGCGAAGCCCCGGCGATGACAACGATGGCGGGGCCTTCTCCCTCGCGCACATGCGGTTCTCTCccttgacggcggcggcgcgtgggttATCCTGCCGAGTTTTTTAGTTTCTTTGAAGCTATCGTGAGTTCAATCGATCTACTGAGTCCAACTTTTTATATATGAAAGCTATCCTATGTGACTCTTTTTCTTTTGcgaaacacaacatgtatcattactTTTTTCCAAACACTGACCATTTTGTTTTTCCACTTACGATCTATTATGGAGATGTGTAACAAAAAAAAGAGGTAACTTATTTGAAGATATGTAGATactataatcaaatcaatagcaaTAAAAGTTCTACTAGAAAATGGGTTTTATTTGAAGATATCATAACTAGAAATGGATATAAAGTAGCCTTTGAACATATTAAAGGAAAGGATAACTGTTTGCCTAACATATTCTCTCGTTCATCAATTTTGCAGAAATGAAGAGGGGAATGAAATTCAATGGAATTGAACCATTCTCATTCGGAGCTGAAAATAAACTTCGAATATTCCCTCcaagttcatacaaattcaaccaTGCATGCTGGAGATACTTACACAATTATTGTTAGAATTAAGATTAAGAAGTTTATTATCATTACTATTataatagatatatatatataatttttttgaatGTCAAAAAATTATCAAGCATTCGGGTATAGGTCCTCCTCGCCTGAATAAGATAGCAATATCAATTTAAACTATGATTGGATGGATTTGGGCTGGTCCTCAGCGCCCGAATTATTGATAGACATATCAATATTATGGAATTGTTCAGGATGTTGGGAGTATTCCATTGTTTCGTCCGTTTTATTTAGGAGCTGACCAAAGTAATCATACTCTTTCCTTATTTTATCAAATTCTTCTTTCACTTCTTCTTTAACTTCATTTAATATTTCTTGTTTTATTTCCATTTCCATTGTGGGTATATTTATTGAAGCTTTTCTTCAACCTTTATGGCAATATATTGGACGTCAAGAGGATCATCTCCCTTGACCAAACATTCTTTGTATGTCTTTTTTTTAATGATTTCCCTCTTTGTTTACCTTTGTGATGGGTATTTCCACTGGATTCATTTTATTCTGAGCCATCTTATGCTTTTGGATATATTCTTTTGCTTCTGGCTCACAATTTAAATTGATATTGCTATCAATTATTCGGGCGTGGAGGACCTATACCCGAATGCTTGataaaattttgaaattcaaaaaaatatatatataaagaATAAtagtaatgataataaaattcttAATATTAATTATAATCCTAATTGTGTAAGTATCTCCATCGTGCATGCATACAGCCCAAAGAACTCGAGAAATTCTGCATGAAGACGAGAAGAAACCAATCAAGTAAGAGAAGACCACAAGTTCCAAGACACAATAGTAGTAGTCTACAAAGGCTACATCAATAATATGAAGTCTACAAAGGCTAAGAGCATAGGTTTGGTGGCAAATATAGCAGCCATACAATGTGCTCTCGTGAATTTTTGAAGAGTGAAGAATCTACAAAGGCTGCCATGAATGCATGGCACTTGTCTCTTAGCATATCAATAATTTGTGTAAATATTGTGGCACGTAATGTCATAAACAGAAGAACCACATGTGTCCATGAAGAAGCAACGAGAAGAGCCACGGTAGCAGTACAGAAGGCTCTCTCCTTCTATAAAAGGGGAGCCATGCCGCACAAGAAGAACACAAAGCAATCTGCAAGCAGAAGCATACCACTAGCCATAAGAGCAGACAATTAGAGATAGCAAGGCTCACTGATGAGTAGTAGTAGTGCAACCACCATCCTTGTAATAAAGCCATCAGTTTGAAGGCGCTTGTATTAAAAAAGGTGGTAGTAAGGTAATTTCCCGTTCTTGTGTAAGCCCCGTGGGGTTTCAGAAGTAAATTATATTGTGGAAATGAAGTAGTTATGTGTTTCCCTTGATCTTTTTATCATGTTTATATGGGATAGGTTTTTATGCTAGGATCCTATAGGAGAAGCCTCTCtacatgtagttcttcattaagctTTGCATGTGGCGTTAGAATGAGAACCGAAGTCGTAGAAAAGTGTTTCCTTAGGGTGGACTGCGCTGGTAAGAAGATAAAAAATCAACCATATAAATTTAACTAAAAACATCTTGGAAAACAAGCTTAGCTACTTTTGAAGCAATAtagtgataagtacagtgagtacTGAGTAGTACTAATACACCACTGCGCACACCATCGGACGTACGGTCCGACGATACCCACTGGTGTATTATTTCTACTAGgtgctcaccgtacttatcactaTATTGCTTCAAAAGTATGTAAGCTTCTATCCCTATATGTTTTTAGTCAAATTTGTATGAGCTGATATTTTATCATCTTCCGAGGCAGTTCCAACCGTAGGGAAAACTTCTCTACAGCTTCGGTTCTTGTTCTAATGCCACATGCAAGAGAACTGGACGCAGAGGTTTCTCCAATAGCATCCCTTGCATAAAACCATTCCCATATAAACATGATAAAAAGATTAAGGAAAACACAGAACTACTTCATTTCCACAATATAATTTGCATACGAGGCAGTCAATGAATTTTGATACGAGTTGTTGGATACTTTGCAGTTAATTTGGCTTTGTGCGTCATATATATGAACAGGCCAGGTTTGAATTCTTGCGGCTTGTATCGCCTTCACGTGAACTTCAAAGTTCAATTCATATAAGTATCTTTTATTATCCCAAAAATACTTAACGTTTTGGAAAAACCAGCGTCAAGGCCGAATCAGAAATCTTCCTCACTTACCAAGCCCAGTTTTCGTCCACCAGGTTCTTGAACTCCTCCTCCACCTGCAGAGCCGCAAGATTGTCAgtcattatcttctccatgctctgcgtgaacgcaatggcctgcgcctcccgaacaagatcggccttggtagccttatggcctcgtggacgaggtggaaggactggacggccttgatcgtcgtcttcgccgtcgagggtgaccgctgtcccattcttcacagcttcttggtaggccgcaaagcttatcatccacttgttgttgtctttgagcacctcccaacaatggaccatatggaagcccttcttatgcgtcgcctTGAACTTCTCCAAACGTGCCGGGGCGGCACCGGCCCTCTCCACGCGCCGGCCCTTGGCTTCCTCGGCACCGGAAAGACGCGCGAGCCAGCCGCTTGCTTGGTCACCGCCGAAACCTGCTGCACCCCTACGTCGACGACCTTCCGCTCCGCAGCAGCCGAAGAAGAACCATCGCCAGACCTGCAAAAACGAAGCTCATCATCGGACATACCTTCGGTTGACGGAGACGCAACCTCCCAGAACCTTGAGGCCGGGGTGGGATAGCCTATCTCGTTCCAGAAATCCCGCGCCAGCTCCTGTCCGAACGCCCACCTCGCCGGACCACCGCGGAACCATGACGAGTCGTAGGGGAGTCAAGAACGTCCTCCGCCGATTCAAAAGGCACTTCGGAGTCACACGAGTTGTCGCTGTCGACGTCCTCGATCAGCACCTCGAACCGCGACCCCAAGGGTGAGAGCCTCTCCGCCGACGGTTTCCCCTCTCCGATCTGGATGCCCCCAGGAGGTAGCGTGAGTCTACGACGCCGGCGGGCAAGGGCGCCGGCCGTGGCAGCCTCAGACCCAACGGTCATTCCTCACCTGAAGGTATTATGGATGTTCCATTTGTGGCTATATGTTTACCCAACATTCTGCAGGCACTCTATTGCAATTCAATAATTTTAGCAAGCCTGCACTGTAGTGTAATCGCTCCATGGTCAACTTGAATTGTAGATACAAAGCGAGTATGTTCAGAAGAGTCACTTCATAATTAAGTACAATCTCGAAAAAATAATTAAGCAGATACTTGTGTGTGATATGGTAGAACCTGCAGTAGGAGAAGACCAACAGTGACAATCATGCAGTTGTGTAACTCAGGCACTACCCCATGGTATTCCGAGTCAAATATTACAGCCTAGGGAATGACCGTACCTGAAATTGAACTGGAATATCCCTTTAAATTTAAGACTTGTCTGTGAAATAGTAGAACCCTGCAGTAGGAGTAATATGGAATCATAGTATCTTTAATTATATAAAATACACTTTATTTCCCAACAGTTTTTTAGGTGCCTATATATGCAACacacatagattcgggattctgaAAAAGTTAGTGTATATTTCCATTCCTACAGGCTAAAAATTTCAAGTTGTTCCTGTAGCAAAAGGTACAGCAGCTTGCCTGTTCAATTTTGCAGATGCAGCGTGCATCTGATATGGTAAGCAAGAACGCTACCAATTATCAGTACGCTGGATTCCATTTGTGTTCCTGTTCCAGTAAGCACATTAATCAGGTTATTTAACATGGCAATCTCTATATGATGTCAATTGTCAAATGGATTAACAGTGAGTAGTTCTTCTTAGTAATCATTTATTTGCATATATTTCTCCACTGTTGGTGGGAAGAATTAGATGCTGAATTACCTTTATTTTGTACGCACCAATAATATGTTTGAATATGTCCCAGGCTGTGTTCagtcacaaaaaaaaatttaaatgcAAGGCTTTTGACCATGCTAACAAAACTAAATACAGATATAGATGAAACAAACTAAAATTCAAAATTACGAACATCAGCATATTATTGGGTATGTTcaagcaagcaaaaaaaaaaaaaaaattgcaagggTAAGCAGCGACCAGATGGGAGGTGTAAGTACCAATAGGAGCGGTGAAATTAGCCTTACGCCTTTGGATAAGCAGCAACCAGCTAGGAAAGATCATGAGCGACACTGCTTCGGCAGAAGTATCGAGAAACGCCAGCAACGGCAACTGCTTACCTAAATGGCATCATATGTCAGGGACAATGGTGAAGACCGGATGGAATGGCTCACCAGCGGCGCGATTTTCAGGCAGACGCCCAGCCGTACTGGAGGATGATGCATCGGTGGCTCGGTACGAACGACTAAGGCGCATGAGGGAATATATAAGGGGAAATTTGGCATGAACCTCTCGTATGCCTGCATCAATTTGTTGTGCATCAGTTTTTCGCCGGAATCGCGGGGAGAGGAAGAGATAGCGCCGCCGTGGACATTGCTTGACAGGAGAAGATGCTAGAAGTGTTGGTCGGTTGATCTAGATTCTCCTAAGAAGATAAACAGAACTGGCCCTATTGTTCTACCGCAAATGGGCCAAAGAATAGGTTAGAAAACTGTCTGGGCTAGTTCATACTGCACGGACCATAGGAAAAAAGAATTAACGCTGGAAGTGAAGGGTGATTTTttcagaaaagaaaggaaaataaagaataAAAGTCGGTAAAAGTTGCTGAGGTGGAATGTTGAGAGAAATAGTTAGTGGGATgatcttcttagttatataggatttcCTTCGTTCCGATCAATTAACGCCCGCATATCGGAGCCTTTGCGTTCGGGTCCGTTGACCATGTGCGATGTTGGCGCGTGATGAGTATCTAATCGAAGCCGCGTGAGCCGAGCCGAGCTAGGCTTGCGCGACGAAGCAACAATCCCGCACCCCCACACCACTTCCGCCGGCGGAACAGGCAATGGTGAGAGATGGAGGCGGAGGCGCAGGCAGCCCTCCGTTGCGGTGACGATCCTGGGAAATTCTCCGAGCAAAACTTCATCGTCGGCTGCTTCGTCAAGGAGAACTACCGGCAAATGATGATAGACCCgtggcaggcggcggtgtggtccgccagggaccacggcgccaacttcATCGACATCGCCGGACCTTTCGAGCCGCCGGCGCCAAAGGAGAAGGAGGACGATGACTGGTCCTTCGGCTcgtccagcgacgacgacgacgacgacaacaacctcgacttcagcgccttcgacggACGTCGCCActagtttttttttagtttttaatttaaatttaaGTAAATTTTGTATAAAACTAGTCGATATGCCGGTGTTCCTACCCGTGGCCTATTTGtgggcaccggtggagatgctattATCTTTGTTGTTCCCATCTGATAGATGGCCACAACGCACAAGCAACTCCGTAAGTGCCGCCGGCAGGCGTCCATAGCCCGGCCGCCGGCTCCGCCACTGCGCCACACCTCATGCTCTGTCCCTGCAGCGAGAGACCGCCAGGCTGCGGTGTGCGGGAGGACACAAATCCCAGGTGAGAAATCGAAATCGAAAGCTTGGATCTGAATTCTGGAGTAAAACCTTGGTTTTATCGAGTTCAAAGTTCTTCTCCGCGAGCAAAAATCTCGGTTTCATCCCAAACCGTATTTGGTCAAATGAAGTCACTCTGGCCTGCTGTTTGTCTTTGGCTGACTGATTAGTAGCAGGACTAGCATTGAACGAGGTAAAGGGTGGCGTAGGGTTCACGGCCGGCCCTTTGCGCAGAGAAAAACATGTGGTGCTTGTTCACTAAGCATACTTTTGAAAGAGAAAGGGCGTAGACTGGCTTGGCTGCTTGCTAGGAAGTCTTGGAAGAGTCAATGGCCCAAATTTCCATCCGCTAGGCCATAAAAATGGCAGAAGCAGAGTTTGAGAGGCATCAATCTCTCCCAACTCAGTAGCTAGTTACAGATGGAGATTTTCCTTCCAGCGGTGCTCGGCGAACTCGCAACAAGATCCGTGAGTTTCGTCATCAACAAATACTCCAAGCTGCCGGTGCAGGCTATGGAGATTAACCTGGAGAGGATTCTACTCCGAGCGCAGGTCATCGTCGAGGAGGCCGAGGGGCGGCACATCACAAACCAAGGGTTGCTTCGGCAGCTGAGGATGCTCAGGGATGCAATGTACCAAGGCTTCTACGTGCTCGACACACTCCGATTCAGAGCTTTTCAAGAAGATGGCGCTGGAGATAATAAGGTTCGGAATTACTCTTGGGCTCTGTCCAAATTCAGCTATGCAAAACGTCTCTGTCTATCTAGCAGCGGCAGCAGCACAAAAGCTTCACAAGAACTTGTAGCTGAAAATGTCCTTGACAATTTGAGAACCATGATTCTTGATGCCGGTGAGTCGGTCATGTTTTTCACATCATATCCTCGCCTGGGCCGCCAGCCTTACAACATGCATATCTTGCTGGGAAATTGCATGTTTGGTCGCCAGATGGAGATGGAACTGATCCTGCACTTCCTGTTGTACACACAGCCTTGCAGTGGTAGACATGACAGGTTTGATGTCCTCCCAATTGTTGGTCCAGCGATTTGCGGGAAGAGTACTCTTGTTGCTCACGTCTGCAATGATGAAAGAGTCCGTGATCATTTCTCACAGATTGCCTTCTTTAGACACGGTACTTTCAGAgatgaagatattgatattttgACGGACCAGCGTACAATGAGACTTGAGAAGCAAAGGAAATTGCTAATTGTTTTTGAGGTAGTTGGGGAACTCAACGA includes:
- the LOC124691399 gene encoding disease resistance protein RGA2-like; its protein translation is MEIFLPAVLGELATRSVSFVINKYSKLPVQAMEINLERILLRAQVIVEEAEGRHITNQGLLRQLRMLRDAMYQGFYVLDTLRFRAFQEDGAGDNKVRNYSWALSKFSYAKRLCLSSSGSSTKASQELVAENVLDNLRTMILDAGESVMFFTSYPRLGRQPYNMHILLGNCMFGRQMEMELILHFLLYTQPCSGRHDRFDVLPIVGPAICGKSTLVAHVCNDERVRDHFSQIAFFRHGTFRDEDIDILTDQRTMRLEKQRKLLIVFEVVGELNDDLWRSLYSLSRKCTTSGSKIIITSRSDKITKLGTTQTTTLKHLPYEAFWYFFKVITFGSTDPKMHPRLAYLAMEISKMMNGSLISANVIGGLLRNNFSIQYWCKILKFLRESVEKSISMHGEHPCDLLAKNKSWYFRRLGTTTEDVFISSHYQTCSSQEELPEITAQDVVYGGVKPQGAFKALAWKSPLPPYRCYINIYEIQQLQTRLVKKRRSE